A window of the Acidimicrobiales bacterium genome harbors these coding sequences:
- a CDS encoding LLM class flavin-dependent oxidoreductase codes for MQMKFSVAFPPVPQTPDHIVLAESLGYETAWVYDTPALQLDCWMTLALAAVRTKRIRLGPGVLIPSLRHPMVTASAIATLVELAGPERVIVGAGTGFTGRRAMGQRPLSWKVLPTMVAQVQALLRGEVVEVDGRPTQMLHGDGQAPNRPIEVPWVLGVNGPKGLAVAEEMGCGVFTSRPRPDADYGGLDDVILLGFGTVMDPDETVDAARVIETAGPGVAVAYHAFLEQRDARLDSLPNGEGFVALATALDPETRHLALHTGHLTVMNDIDRQVITGSAMHVAPLTVHGSELPGRIQRLADQGVTEIAFQPMGDIERELQVFADAAFGA; via the coding sequence ATGCAGATGAAGTTCAGCGTTGCGTTCCCGCCGGTCCCCCAGACCCCCGACCACATCGTGCTGGCCGAGTCGCTGGGGTATGAGACCGCGTGGGTGTACGACACGCCGGCGCTCCAGCTCGATTGCTGGATGACGCTGGCCCTCGCCGCTGTCCGCACCAAGCGCATCCGCCTCGGTCCGGGCGTGTTGATCCCATCGCTCCGCCATCCGATGGTGACGGCGTCGGCCATCGCCACTCTCGTCGAGCTGGCCGGACCCGAGCGGGTCATCGTGGGGGCCGGAACCGGGTTCACCGGGCGACGAGCGATGGGTCAGCGCCCGCTCAGCTGGAAGGTACTTCCCACGATGGTCGCGCAAGTCCAGGCCCTGCTGCGGGGCGAGGTCGTGGAAGTCGACGGTCGGCCCACCCAGATGTTGCACGGCGACGGGCAGGCACCGAACCGACCGATCGAGGTGCCGTGGGTGCTCGGGGTCAACGGCCCCAAGGGACTGGCCGTTGCCGAGGAGATGGGCTGTGGTGTGTTCACCTCTCGCCCCCGTCCCGATGCCGACTACGGCGGCCTCGACGACGTGATCCTGCTCGGGTTCGGCACGGTCATGGACCCGGACGAAACGGTCGACGCCGCCCGCGTCATCGAGACGGCCGGGCCTGGCGTCGCCGTCGCCTACCACGCGTTCCTCGAGCAGCGCGATGCCCGCCTCGACTCACTCCCCAACGGGGAGGGGTTCGTAGCGCTGGCCACGGCGCTCGACCCCGAGACTCGACACCTTGCGCTCCACACGGGCCACCTCACCGTCATGAACGACATCGACCGCCAAGTGATCACCGGCAGCGCCATGCACGTTGCCCCGCTCACGGTGCACGGGAGCGAGCTTCCCGGCCGGATCCAGCGACTCGCCGATCAGGGTGTCACCGAGATCGCCTTCCAGCCGATGGGCGACATCGAGCGCGAACTCCAGGTCTTCGCCGACGCCGCCTTCGGGGCCTGA
- a CDS encoding DUF2889 domain-containing protein: protein MSLPEPTGTLIHDRTYDVAAYREGPDRLRLRGKVHDQKSPGIYIEDDPDPLSVHQMEVDLLLDFPAMTILEVAVEMQTTPHRGCTAIEPDYQQLVGMSIARGFARKVKDTLGGPKGCTHIGALLQAMAPVAIQSSWSMRSLAVREDPSAVPVSFTADDRMRAMAFNLNTCHIWDEEGEQVANVKAGVEMEIPVWAEDRLAALGRTPEEWRKF, encoded by the coding sequence ATGTCGCTGCCCGAGCCCACCGGCACCTTGATCCATGACCGCACCTACGACGTTGCTGCCTACCGTGAGGGGCCAGACCGCCTCCGGCTGCGGGGCAAGGTCCACGACCAGAAGTCGCCGGGCATCTACATCGAAGACGACCCCGACCCGCTCTCGGTCCACCAGATGGAGGTCGACCTCCTGCTCGACTTCCCGGCCATGACGATCCTCGAGGTCGCGGTCGAGATGCAGACCACGCCACATCGGGGCTGCACGGCGATCGAGCCCGACTACCAACAGCTGGTCGGCATGTCGATCGCTCGCGGGTTTGCTCGCAAGGTGAAAGACACCCTCGGCGGACCGAAGGGCTGCACCCACATCGGCGCGTTGCTCCAGGCCATGGCGCCGGTGGCGATCCAGTCGAGCTGGTCGATGCGGAGCCTGGCCGTCCGCGAGGACCCGAGCGCTGTTCCGGTGTCGTTCACCGCCGATGACCGCATGCGGGCGATGGCCTTCAACCTGAACACCTGCCACATCTGGGACGAGGAGGGTGAGCAGGTGGCCAACGTGAAGGCGGGCGTCGAGATGGAGATCCCTGTCTGGGCCGAGGATCGTCTCGCCGCACTCGGGCGCACCCCCGAGGAGTGGCGCAAGTTCTAG
- the gluQRS gene encoding tRNA glutamyl-Q(34) synthetase GluQRS, with product MPSGRFAPSPTGDLHLGNLRTAMVAWLFARSDGATFVLRFEDLDTATVRPEYYQRQADDLAALGLDWDEPVIRQSDRLAIYHDVVDRLVAEGLAYPCYCSRREIREAAQAPNGPSTHEGYPQTCRHLSHAERSARERSGRRAAYRLRTDERSIRFDDLVAGPSEGPVDDLVIQRNDGTPAYNLVVVIDDVASEIDVVVRADDLLSSTPRQLEVARVLGLPPPRYAHVPLVLSPSGDRLAKRDGAVTLADRGALGETPAQVRSFLASTLGLCEPDEPVTMADLLARFDPAGLPTQPLVLDPDRPIVGL from the coding sequence GTGCCGTCTGGCCGCTTTGCGCCGAGCCCGACGGGCGACCTTCACCTCGGCAACCTTCGCACCGCCATGGTTGCCTGGCTGTTCGCCCGAAGCGACGGGGCGACCTTCGTGCTCCGGTTCGAAGATCTCGACACCGCCACCGTCCGCCCCGAGTACTACCAACGCCAAGCCGACGACCTGGCCGCCCTCGGACTCGACTGGGATGAGCCCGTCATCCGCCAGAGCGACCGACTGGCGATCTACCACGACGTGGTCGACCGGCTCGTAGCCGAGGGGCTCGCCTATCCCTGCTACTGCTCGCGCCGCGAGATCCGCGAGGCCGCCCAGGCGCCGAACGGCCCGTCGACCCACGAGGGCTACCCGCAGACCTGCCGCCATCTGTCGCACGCCGAGCGCTCGGCCCGTGAACGTTCCGGCCGCCGAGCGGCCTATCGCCTCCGCACCGACGAGCGCTCGATCCGCTTCGACGATCTGGTCGCCGGGCCGAGCGAAGGCCCGGTTGATGATCTCGTCATCCAGCGCAACGACGGCACGCCGGCCTACAACCTCGTGGTCGTGATCGATGATGTCGCCAGCGAGATCGACGTGGTGGTGCGCGCCGACGACCTGCTGTCGTCGACGCCACGCCAGCTCGAGGTGGCGAGGGTGCTCGGCCTCCCCCCTCCTCGCTATGCCCACGTCCCGCTGGTCCTGTCACCGAGCGGCGACCGCCTCGCCAAACGCGATGGTGCGGTCACCCTCGCCGACCGCGGAGCTCTCGGCGAGACACCGGCGCAGGTGCGGTCGTTCCTTGCGTCCACCCTCGGCCTGTGCGAACCCGATGAGCCGGTCACGATGGCCGACCTGCTCGCTCGGTTCGATCCGGCCGGCCTACCGACCCAACCGCTGGTCCTCGACCCCGATCGGCCGATCGTCGGCCTCTAG
- a CDS encoding DUF445 family protein has product MDDDAQRAIDLVRMKRVATALLVFAAIVFVVARWQEADHHWVGYVRATAEAAMVGAIADWFAVTALFRHPLGLPIPHTAIIQRRKDQIGESLGGFVRDNFLTREVLTERLDDAHLGRRIGQWLTDPAHARAVGEQSAAIVRGATEVLSDDSVQRGIEDLLEHRVRAIPVAPFVGKAIDAGIDAGHHDVVLSSTLTGLNKFLLDNRTTFRRRLAEESPWWVPEPIDDRIFDKIYDAVGRFLSDIGSNPDHELRREINNRTIEFSERLKTSPEMIERGEQLKLELLAHPEVRAWSNTLWSRVKSGMISAAEDPESELRQRLEEALVDAGNSIVADPSLQAKIDDWVSGATGYVAEQFRDEVAGLIATTVQRWDTQETAERLELQVGRDLQFIRINGTVVGGVAGLVIYTISELLL; this is encoded by the coding sequence ATGGACGACGACGCACAGCGGGCGATCGACTTGGTGCGAATGAAGCGGGTCGCCACGGCGCTGCTGGTGTTCGCTGCGATTGTCTTCGTCGTCGCTCGATGGCAGGAGGCCGACCATCACTGGGTCGGCTACGTCCGAGCCACCGCCGAGGCGGCAATGGTCGGTGCGATCGCCGACTGGTTCGCGGTCACGGCGCTGTTCCGCCATCCGCTCGGTCTGCCGATCCCGCACACGGCGATCATCCAGCGGCGCAAGGACCAGATCGGCGAGAGCCTCGGTGGGTTCGTGCGCGACAACTTCCTCACTCGCGAGGTGCTCACCGAGCGCCTCGACGATGCCCACCTCGGTCGACGTATCGGGCAGTGGTTGACCGACCCGGCGCACGCGCGGGCCGTGGGTGAGCAGAGCGCCGCCATTGTCCGTGGTGCCACCGAGGTGCTCTCCGATGACTCGGTGCAGCGGGGGATCGAGGACCTGCTCGAGCATCGGGTTCGGGCGATCCCGGTCGCTCCGTTCGTTGGGAAGGCCATCGACGCCGGGATCGATGCCGGTCACCACGATGTGGTGCTCAGCAGCACGCTGACTGGACTGAACAAGTTCCTTCTCGACAATCGGACCACGTTCCGGCGGCGGCTCGCCGAGGAATCGCCGTGGTGGGTACCCGAGCCGATCGACGATCGCATCTTCGACAAGATCTACGACGCCGTCGGTCGGTTCCTGTCCGACATCGGTTCGAACCCCGACCACGAACTGCGCCGGGAGATCAACAATCGCACGATCGAGTTCTCCGAACGGCTGAAGACGAGCCCCGAGATGATCGAGCGGGGCGAGCAACTCAAGCTCGAACTGCTCGCTCATCCCGAGGTGCGGGCTTGGTCGAACACGCTGTGGTCACGGGTGAAGTCCGGCATGATCTCGGCGGCAGAGGACCCCGAGTCCGAGCTGCGCCAGCGGCTCGAAGAGGCGCTGGTCGACGCCGGCAACTCGATCGTCGCCGACCCCTCGCTCCAGGCAAAGATCGACGACTGGGTGAGCGGGGCGACCGGCTACGTCGCCGAACAGTTTCGTGACGAGGTCGCCGGCCTCATCGCCACCACCGTTCAGCGCTGGGACACCCAGGAGACCGCCGAGCGGCTTGAGTTGCAGGTCGGGCGCGACCTCCAGTTCATCCGCATCAACGGCACCGTGGTCGGGGGCGTCGCCGGCCTCGTGATCTACACCATCTCCGAGCTGCTGCTCTAG
- a CDS encoding amidohydrolase family protein, whose amino-acid sequence MAEVEPVPGQGVTPGLVCAHHHLYSALVRGMPAPPQTPNSFRSVLEQIWWRVDTALDLEMLEWSAKLGALEALESGCTAIIDHHESPNAIEGSLSVIADACAEIGVRVNCAYGVTDRHGPEGAKAGLAENDRFLSDGGLGMVGLHAAFTCTEDTIDAAAALADKHGVGVHVHVAEGMVDTGPGTELARRADYDWLLVHGVNLPDGVDFDGIVVHNPRSNMNNGLGYAYPARFSTPVVLGTDGIGADMIAEFQLAFLKQREVDVTVGPDQAWGWLEGGWELMPDAKDDVVTWSYPVMDPWHLAYTTDVRPIDVVIEGRKVLDNGVVTTVDAAEVRAKAAEQAKRLFARL is encoded by the coding sequence ATGGCCGAAGTCGAACCCGTGCCCGGTCAGGGCGTCACTCCTGGGCTGGTCTGCGCCCACCATCACCTCTACTCCGCCCTCGTCCGAGGCATGCCGGCACCGCCGCAGACCCCGAACTCGTTCCGCTCGGTGCTCGAACAGATCTGGTGGCGTGTCGACACCGCGCTCGACCTCGAGATGCTCGAGTGGTCGGCCAAGCTCGGGGCCCTCGAAGCACTCGAGTCGGGCTGTACGGCGATCATCGATCACCACGAATCGCCGAACGCGATCGAGGGCAGCCTGAGCGTGATCGCCGATGCCTGCGCCGAGATCGGGGTGCGAGTGAACTGCGCCTACGGCGTGACCGATCGTCATGGACCCGAGGGGGCCAAAGCCGGTCTGGCCGAGAATGATCGTTTCCTTTCCGACGGCGGGCTCGGCATGGTCGGCCTCCATGCCGCCTTCACGTGCACGGAGGACACGATCGACGCCGCTGCTGCGCTGGCCGACAAGCACGGCGTCGGCGTGCACGTGCACGTGGCCGAGGGCATGGTCGACACCGGGCCCGGCACCGAACTCGCTCGTCGAGCCGACTACGACTGGCTCCTCGTCCACGGCGTGAATCTCCCCGACGGGGTCGACTTCGACGGCATCGTCGTCCACAACCCACGCTCGAACATGAACAACGGGCTCGGCTACGCCTATCCGGCCCGGTTCTCGACGCCGGTCGTGCTCGGTACCGATGGCATCGGCGCCGACATGATCGCCGAGTTCCAGCTGGCGTTCCTCAAGCAGCGCGAGGTCGACGTCACCGTCGGCCCCGATCAGGCGTGGGGCTGGCTCGAGGGCGGCTGGGAGCTGATGCCCGACGCCAAGGACGACGTGGTCACCTGGTCGTATCCGGTCATGGACCCGTGGCATCTCGCCTACACCACCGACGTCCGCCCGATCGATGTCGTGATCGAAGGTCGCAAAGTGCTCGACAACGGTGTGGTCACCACGGTGGATGCCGCCGAGGTGCGGGCGAAGGCCGCCGAGCAGGCCAAGCGTCTCTTCGCCAGACTCTGA
- a CDS encoding PAS domain S-box protein: MTNDEATMVAPPTGGGERRSGGATKELIDEARRFDLADLFFSTTDGRGIIASGNEVFCRVSGMTEEELIGKPHSIVRHPDTPRAVFRLLWNYLEDNRPVVAYVKNLASDGRYYWVLAAAFPVGEGYLSIRLKPTSPLATAVADIYREVRAFEVERERRGERRSDVVSQSERMLLSAIAGAGFATYEEFMRAALASEIRLRREAMQRAPTAPPDLDAHDPLFSLLEPARQLGVWLDGRFAGLDDLAEMDQQLSSRSAYLLSLAEDIRVFAFNAVLAASQMNEDGEALTSVASELQSRCSVVIDTIEKLADEIRSATTTINSLSFRTAMTALQCEVFEFFCIETMLGAGVGGGRVDTVLHDLSSLHAGMRRGLELLVERAQSHEQHLQDLRHSIYDLQSGLASLSRLVLSGRIESARLRDGSSFVSLFNEVGDQIKAAKREVNLFRDVATSGHPIDGAEIDGARSSLASIDERLASVV, from the coding sequence GTGACGAACGATGAGGCGACAATGGTCGCGCCTCCGACCGGCGGCGGGGAGCGTCGGTCTGGCGGTGCGACGAAGGAATTGATCGACGAGGCGAGACGCTTCGACCTCGCCGACCTGTTCTTCTCGACCACCGATGGGCGCGGCATCATCGCGTCGGGGAACGAGGTCTTCTGCCGGGTCAGCGGCATGACCGAAGAAGAGCTGATCGGCAAACCGCACAGCATCGTGCGCCATCCCGACACCCCGCGAGCGGTGTTCCGCCTGCTGTGGAACTACCTGGAGGACAACCGACCGGTCGTCGCCTACGTGAAGAACCTGGCCAGCGACGGTCGCTACTACTGGGTGCTCGCCGCTGCGTTCCCGGTCGGCGAGGGGTATCTGTCGATCCGCTTGAAGCCGACCTCGCCGCTCGCCACCGCGGTGGCCGACATCTATCGAGAGGTTCGAGCGTTCGAGGTCGAACGTGAGCGCCGCGGTGAGCGGCGGAGTGACGTCGTCAGCCAATCGGAGCGGATGTTGTTGTCGGCGATTGCCGGCGCGGGGTTCGCAACCTACGAAGAGTTCATGCGGGCAGCCCTTGCATCGGAGATCCGACTGCGTCGGGAGGCGATGCAGCGAGCACCGACGGCGCCACCCGACCTCGACGCGCACGACCCGCTCTTCTCCCTCCTCGAGCCGGCGCGGCAGTTGGGTGTCTGGTTGGACGGTCGGTTCGCCGGGCTCGACGATCTCGCCGAGATGGACCAACAGTTGTCGAGCCGGTCGGCCTACCTCCTCTCCCTGGCCGAAGACATCCGGGTGTTCGCCTTCAACGCCGTGCTCGCGGCGAGTCAGATGAACGAAGACGGCGAGGCGCTGACGTCCGTGGCCAGCGAACTCCAGAGCCGCTGCTCGGTGGTGATCGACACGATCGAGAAGCTGGCCGACGAGATCCGCTCGGCGACGACGACGATCAACAGTCTCAGTTTCCGCACCGCCATGACGGCCTTGCAGTGTGAGGTCTTCGAGTTCTTCTGCATCGAGACCATGCTCGGGGCAGGGGTCGGGGGTGGAAGGGTCGACACCGTGCTGCATGACCTGTCCTCGCTGCACGCCGGGATGCGACGTGGACTGGAGCTGCTCGTCGAGCGGGCCCAGAGCCACGAGCAGCACCTCCAGGACCTGCGCCATTCGATCTACGACCTCCAATCGGGGCTCGCCAGCCTGTCGCGCCTCGTGTTGTCCGGCCGCATCGAGTCGGCACGCCTTCGCGACGGGTCGAGCTTCGTCTCGCTCTTCAACGAGGTCGGCGACCAGATCAAGGCCGCCAAGCGAGAGGTCAACCTCTTCCGGGACGTGGCGACGTCCGGCCACCCGATCGATGGCGCCGAGATCGACGGTGCTCGGTCGTCGCTGGCCTCGATCGACGAGCGACTCGCCTCGGTGGTCTGA
- a CDS encoding DNA-formamidopyrimidine glycosylase family protein yields the protein MPEGHVIHRAARLQGRRFKGKMVSVSSPQGRFRDGAATLDGRRIERMHAYGKHLFYDFDNDLSVHIHLGLFGKFRLSRLPAKVEPSPNCRLLIESETDQLHLAGPTVCELVDAEGIERIVARLGPDPILDPPDGADRLAQRLSTRSIPIGAALLDQKVIAGIGNVYRAEFLHTLGIHPFIPAKQVRRPDVDAIWSLAVDELRAGEALGRIVTVDPAEVGRAKRSDIPKSDRLYAYKRQGKPCRRCGTPIVAADIDGRNIWWCPTCQPE from the coding sequence ATGCCTGAGGGACACGTCATCCATCGCGCGGCTCGTCTGCAGGGCCGTCGGTTCAAGGGCAAGATGGTGTCGGTGTCATCGCCCCAGGGTCGCTTCCGTGATGGAGCCGCAACCCTCGATGGTCGTCGGATCGAGCGGATGCACGCCTACGGCAAGCACCTCTTCTATGACTTCGACAACGATCTGTCGGTGCACATCCACCTGGGGCTGTTCGGCAAGTTTCGTCTGTCGAGGTTGCCGGCCAAGGTCGAGCCGTCACCGAACTGCCGCTTGCTGATCGAGAGCGAGACCGATCAGTTGCACCTGGCCGGACCCACCGTGTGCGAGCTCGTCGACGCCGAGGGCATCGAGCGCATCGTCGCTCGTCTGGGACCCGACCCGATCCTCGACCCGCCGGATGGCGCCGACCGGCTGGCCCAGCGGCTGTCGACCCGCAGCATCCCCATCGGCGCCGCCCTGCTCGATCAGAAGGTGATCGCCGGGATCGGCAACGTGTACCGGGCCGAGTTCCTCCACACGCTCGGCATCCATCCGTTTATCCCCGCGAAGCAGGTGCGCCGGCCCGATGTCGACGCGATCTGGTCGCTGGCGGTCGACGAGCTGCGCGCCGGCGAGGCACTCGGTCGCATCGTCACGGTCGATCCCGCCGAGGTCGGACGTGCAAAACGCTCGGACATCCCGAAATCGGATCGGCTGTATGCCTACAAACGCCAGGGCAAACCCTGCCGCCGTTGCGGCACCCCGATCGTGGCCGCCGACATCGACGGCCGGAACATCTGGTGGTGCCCCACCTGTCAGCCCGAGTAA